From the genome of Clostridium sp. BNL1100, one region includes:
- a CDS encoding ComF family protein — protein MPIYICEKCVGEIDYYKNSILSLNLPVGIQNYCDGILCVGRYSDFLKEAVRRFKFSNKSSYYRTFGKLLALKIENTRQLVSFDIIVPVPLHKSRQKQRGYNQAELMAEQIAKTLKIPCGKNLLIKSSATKSQSMLKRTERLLNLEDAFMAVNDGLIANKNILLIDDIVTTGSTVNQCCKALKQAGAERVIAGVIATTRNY, from the coding sequence GTGCCGATATATATTTGTGAGAAATGTGTCGGGGAGATAGACTATTATAAAAATTCAATCCTATCATTAAATCTTCCCGTAGGAATACAAAATTATTGTGATGGTATACTCTGTGTAGGCAGATATTCAGATTTTCTGAAAGAGGCTGTGAGAAGGTTTAAATTCAGTAATAAGTCATCATATTACCGAACGTTTGGAAAGTTATTAGCTTTGAAAATAGAAAATACACGGCAATTAGTCAGTTTTGACATTATTGTTCCCGTTCCATTACATAAAAGCAGACAGAAGCAGAGAGGCTACAATCAAGCAGAGCTGATGGCAGAGCAGATTGCTAAAACATTAAAGATACCATGTGGGAAAAATCTTTTAATCAAGAGTTCTGCGACAAAGAGCCAAAGTATGCTAAAAAGAACCGAACGGTTATTAAATCTCGAAGATGCATTTATGGCTGTTAATGATGGATTAATAGCCAACAAAAACATATTATTAATTGATGATATTGTGACAACAGGGAGTACTGTTAATCAATGTTGTAAGGCACTAAAGCAGGCTGGTGCCGAAAGGGTTATAGCGGGGGTTATTGCAACTACCAGAAATTATTGA
- a CDS encoding MerR family transcriptional regulator: MPDLRNCRRCGRMYNYIGGAPICQDCKNADEEVFKKVKDYLYDNPGATLSQVALEVDVSVEKIKLFLKEGRLEITDDSNIILECERCGKSIKTGRFCRECQNEVSGDLEKTTRTIQPDTSEQLRANGIGMRYLNKKI; encoded by the coding sequence ATGCCAGATTTAAGAAACTGCAGAAGATGTGGCAGAATGTATAATTATATTGGCGGGGCTCCAATTTGTCAGGACTGTAAGAATGCCGATGAAGAAGTCTTTAAAAAGGTTAAGGATTATTTGTATGATAATCCAGGTGCAACACTATCACAGGTAGCTTTAGAGGTTGATGTGAGTGTTGAAAAGATAAAGTTGTTTTTGAAAGAAGGACGGCTGGAAATTACGGATGATTCCAACATAATTCTTGAGTGCGAAAGATGCGGAAAATCTATAAAGACAGGAAGATTTTGCAGGGAATGTCAGAATGAAGTCAGCGGTGATCTTGAAAAGACAACTAGAACAATTCAGCCGGATACTTCGGAGCAATTGAGGGCGAATGGCATTGGAATGAGATATTTAAACAAAAAAATATAA
- a CDS encoding flagellar biosynthesis anti-sigma factor FlgM — protein MKISGDVYNVSKVYNTQNHVGAVNQVNSVKPKKDVISISDNAKDHQVVFKALKEVPDVRQNKIDEFKEVYHSGTYNVSGQEIVEKLGKAMIDKKA, from the coding sequence ATGAAGATTTCAGGTGACGTTTACAATGTTTCAAAGGTATACAACACTCAGAACCATGTAGGAGCTGTTAACCAGGTGAACTCTGTCAAACCCAAAAAGGATGTTATATCTATTTCGGATAATGCAAAGGATCATCAGGTTGTATTCAAGGCCCTCAAAGAGGTTCCTGATGTTAGGCAGAACAAGATAGATGAGTTTAAAGAGGTGTACCATTCCGGAACATACAATGTAAGCGGACAGGAAATTGTAGAGAAGCTTGGAAAAGCGATGATAGACAAGAAGGCATAA
- a CDS encoding flagellar protein FlgN, with protein sequence MDTGLLKELTDILNKENDIYDTFLKLSNNKTDLIVSGNVSELENIVKIEQSLIIKIAKLEDQREKIVESLSTVLGKNPEEITISELTLCLGQKEAAELKECQEKILNSINGLKVNNELNSKLIKNSLEYIDFSINMMTSVGTVTNSYGSSGNADEVKKRNLFDVKL encoded by the coding sequence ATGGATACAGGATTACTAAAAGAGTTAACGGACATTCTTAACAAGGAAAACGATATCTACGATACATTCTTAAAGCTATCAAACAATAAGACAGATTTAATTGTGAGCGGTAATGTTAGTGAGCTTGAAAATATTGTTAAGATTGAGCAATCACTGATTATTAAGATAGCAAAATTGGAAGACCAAAGAGAAAAGATTGTTGAATCCTTGTCCACAGTCCTTGGTAAAAACCCTGAGGAAATAACAATATCGGAGCTAACCTTGTGTTTAGGACAGAAGGAAGCTGCGGAGCTTAAAGAATGTCAGGAAAAAATACTTAATAGTATAAACGGTTTGAAAGTTAATAATGAGCTTAATTCAAAACTTATAAAAAATTCTCTGGAGTATATTGATTTTTCTATAAATATGATGACAAGCGTAGGGACTGTTACAAACAGTTATGGCAGCTCAGGAAACGCAGACGAGGTAAAAAAGAGAAACTTGTTTGACGTAAAGCTTTAA
- the flgK gene encoding flagellar hook-associated protein FlgK: MAVGFSSYEIARSGLKVSERGLFVTGHNLSNVHTPGFTRQQAIIETNPYITEYGKNGKLFQYGLGADIQETRQIRHTFLDIVYRQENTIQGYWDTRSKAFQDVEAILNDPMGDGLQGVMNKFWDSWQELSKEPESLTARAMVRQRGQELVYYYNHIGNQLDKQQTDLNSEIQVRVNEVNNITSQIAKLNTQIAAQEINGDKANDYRDQRNLLLDRLSILCDAEVNEMQDGQMDVTLGGYYLVTRGQSKNLYVHTNAEDGEFFYPKLEGTDIKVNIKSGILKGLMEARGEVPGIKGSTENGTPNYKADITFAIDVSAGNDFDTLKDSLSTYINELKQSGLDYNIRFITMGSTSSVYAKTYDNSNIDSMLTDLTADNLLEADGTVDGSFKGLIDKLAALNNAPNGFREDAKKYTYVFTNKSINGNSGAADTFIGDAANYVNSLRDMNMKVNVVTDPAYYTNGVPDAASNPEAGWSIITSGTGGSLVDINSDLTGYEGMLKGWNDNLVQTVKDALGNIPPSLNIVSDVKIKLNAMLNRMVNEINALQMSGMTLDGKPGVAFFGVIDSNYPIEMGNLKLSDELLSDNGLNNITASKTTAKGDNTVARQIANLRDVDILVNSTGKVSIDEYYRNLILEIGNGGMEADRIATSQATVVNAVDAQRNAISGVSMDEEMSNMMKYKFAYDASSRVLNIMDSMMETIITSMGKVGR; the protein is encoded by the coding sequence ATGGCTGTAGGATTTTCCAGTTATGAAATAGCACGATCCGGATTGAAGGTTAGTGAGAGAGGATTGTTTGTTACAGGACACAACCTTTCAAATGTTCACACACCAGGGTTTACTCGGCAACAGGCGATTATCGAGACAAATCCTTATATTACCGAGTATGGTAAGAATGGTAAATTATTTCAATATGGGTTGGGTGCCGATATTCAGGAAACAAGGCAGATCAGGCATACGTTTCTGGATATAGTATACAGACAGGAAAATACAATTCAGGGCTACTGGGACACTAGAAGCAAGGCATTTCAAGATGTAGAAGCTATTCTGAATGACCCTATGGGTGATGGCTTACAGGGAGTTATGAATAAATTCTGGGACTCTTGGCAGGAACTGAGTAAGGAGCCTGAGAGTCTCACTGCCAGAGCGATGGTAAGACAGAGAGGGCAGGAACTGGTATATTATTATAACCATATCGGGAATCAGTTGGATAAACAGCAAACCGATCTTAATTCGGAGATTCAGGTTCGTGTTAATGAGGTTAATAATATCACAAGTCAGATAGCAAAGCTGAACACACAAATAGCTGCACAGGAAATAAACGGCGATAAGGCCAATGACTATAGAGACCAAAGAAACCTTTTACTGGACAGACTCTCAATCCTTTGTGATGCAGAAGTAAATGAGATGCAGGACGGCCAGATGGATGTAACCCTTGGTGGTTACTATCTGGTTACCCGCGGACAGTCAAAGAATCTTTATGTTCACACAAATGCAGAAGACGGCGAGTTTTTCTATCCAAAGCTTGAAGGTACTGATATAAAGGTAAACATAAAGAGCGGAATTTTGAAGGGACTAATGGAAGCCAGAGGAGAGGTTCCCGGCATTAAGGGAAGCACTGAAAATGGGACTCCAAATTATAAGGCTGATATAACCTTTGCAATTGATGTGTCAGCGGGGAACGATTTTGATACCTTAAAAGATTCATTATCAACATATATAAACGAACTAAAACAGTCCGGTCTGGACTATAATATAAGATTTATAACCATGGGGAGCACGTCCAGTGTTTATGCAAAAACCTATGATAACAGCAATATTGATAGTATGCTAACCGATTTGACGGCGGATAATTTATTAGAAGCGGATGGTACAGTCGATGGTAGTTTTAAAGGGCTAATTGATAAATTAGCTGCCTTAAATAATGCTCCAAACGGATTCCGGGAGGATGCAAAGAAATATACTTATGTATTTACAAATAAGAGTATAAACGGGAATAGCGGAGCAGCTGACACATTCATCGGGGACGCTGCAAACTATGTGAACAGCCTGAGAGATATGAATATGAAGGTAAATGTAGTAACAGACCCCGCTTATTATACCAACGGGGTACCTGACGCTGCAAGTAATCCTGAGGCCGGATGGTCAATTATCACATCAGGAACTGGCGGAAGCTTGGTTGATATAAATAGTGATTTGACAGGCTATGAGGGCATGCTTAAAGGCTGGAACGATAATTTGGTTCAGACAGTTAAAGATGCACTTGGAAATATACCTCCATCATTAAATATAGTATCTGATGTAAAAATTAAGTTAAATGCAATGTTGAATAGAATGGTTAACGAAATAAACGCTCTGCAGATGTCAGGTATGACTTTGGATGGTAAACCGGGTGTAGCATTCTTCGGAGTGATAGACAGTAACTATCCAATAGAGATGGGAAACCTTAAGTTAAGTGATGAATTGTTGAGTGATAACGGATTAAACAATATAACAGCGTCAAAGACAACTGCAAAAGGTGATAATACAGTAGCTAGGCAGATTGCTAACCTGAGGGATGTAGATATACTGGTTAATAGTACTGGAAAAGTAAGTATTGACGAATATTACAGAAACCTTATTCTTGAAATTGGAAACGGCGGCATGGAGGCCGACAGGATCGCCACCAGTCAGGCAACGGTTGTAAATGCGGTTGATGCTCAACGTAATGCAATTTCGGGAGTATCTATGGATGAAGAAATGTCAAACATGATGAAGTATAAGTTTGCATATGATGCTTCTTCTAGAGTGCTTAATATAATGGACTCAATGATGGAAACTATTATTACATCAATGGGTAAGGTAGGAAGATAA
- the flgK gene encoding flagellar hook-associated protein FlgK yields the protein MQQSFFGLNVALSGLYTAQRNLDVVGHNLSNATTPGYSRQQSIQSASNPLAVMDGTGMVGTGSQVTGVQRIRDTYLDFKYWSENVANGEWSKKAELMGEIQVTFNEPSNSGFVKIMDGFFDSLQELSKDPSSGAARALVVQKATTLTKYFNNTATHFEQFQNDINDQVKTDVDQINIIASQIQLLNKQIYNYELTGGTANDLRDSRTLLVDQLSKLANIQAKEISYGKLPNGDDDIHFQITLGGKTLVDHFSATKLTVIQRNTKLNEEDIGNLYDIKWEDGNSVNISGGELRGLLDVRDGKDGIDGTPIYKGVPYYQRKLNEFVRTFAIAFNEGYTKIDSGYAHTGVGHIDGYGYDANLTDTTPAPTDIRFFSMLGVGDTPISSADLIAGVTVGKTDPDYINQVAAQYDQITAKNFSVSSDIINNANNIATSDADGQNGNTNILKKLMGIRANQSLFKEGAPEDFMKSLVAGMGIDAQQAETFAKTQETLVKQVDNRRMSVSGVNLNEEMTNMVKFQQSYNAAARMIVTMGEIYDTLINKLGVG from the coding sequence ATGCAGCAAAGCTTTTTTGGTTTGAATGTCGCACTAAGCGGACTTTACACAGCACAAAGAAATCTGGATGTTGTAGGGCACAACCTTTCAAATGCAACAACACCTGGATACTCCAGGCAGCAGTCCATACAAAGTGCATCCAATCCTTTGGCAGTTATGGATGGAACAGGTATGGTCGGTACTGGATCACAGGTAACCGGTGTACAGAGAATCCGTGATACTTATCTGGATTTCAAGTATTGGAGCGAAAATGTAGCCAACGGAGAATGGAGCAAGAAGGCTGAGCTTATGGGTGAAATTCAAGTTACTTTTAACGAACCATCCAACAGCGGATTTGTTAAAATAATGGATGGCTTTTTTGATTCATTACAGGAACTGTCAAAAGACCCTTCGAGTGGGGCTGCACGTGCATTAGTTGTTCAAAAGGCTACGACATTGACAAAATATTTTAACAATACAGCCACTCATTTTGAGCAGTTTCAAAATGATATAAATGATCAGGTTAAAACTGACGTTGATCAGATTAATATAATTGCTTCCCAAATTCAGCTTTTAAACAAGCAGATTTATAACTATGAGCTTACAGGCGGTACGGCCAATGACTTAAGGGATTCAAGGACCCTGTTGGTTGACCAGCTTTCAAAGCTTGCAAATATACAGGCCAAAGAAATTTCTTACGGCAAGCTTCCAAATGGAGATGATGATATACATTTCCAGATTACATTGGGAGGCAAAACACTGGTAGATCATTTCAGTGCAACTAAACTTACCGTAATTCAGAGAAATACAAAACTTAATGAAGAAGATATCGGAAATCTTTATGATATAAAATGGGAGGACGGTAACAGCGTAAACATTTCAGGGGGCGAACTTCGTGGATTGCTGGATGTAAGAGACGGTAAGGATGGTATAGACGGTACTCCAATATATAAAGGAGTTCCTTACTACCAGAGAAAACTGAATGAATTTGTCCGTACATTTGCGATAGCCTTTAATGAGGGCTATACAAAAATAGATTCGGGATATGCCCATACCGGTGTAGGGCACATTGACGGGTACGGCTACGATGCCAATTTAACAGATACTACTCCTGCACCTACTGACATAAGATTCTTCTCGATGTTAGGCGTGGGGGATACACCTATAAGTAGTGCGGACTTAATAGCGGGGGTTACTGTGGGCAAAACAGATCCTGATTATATAAATCAAGTTGCCGCACAGTATGACCAAATAACTGCAAAGAACTTTAGCGTCAGCAGTGACATAATAAATAATGCAAATAATATTGCTACATCTGATGCAGATGGTCAAAACGGAAATACCAATATTTTGAAAAAATTAATGGGCATCAGAGCAAACCAAAGTCTTTTCAAGGAAGGTGCTCCCGAAGATTTTATGAAGTCGTTGGTGGCAGGTATGGGTATAGATGCACAACAGGCTGAGACCTTTGCCAAAACTCAGGAGACCTTAGTTAAGCAAGTTGATAACAGAAGAATGTCAGTATCCGGGGTAAACCTAAACGAAGAAATGACAAATATGGTTAAATTCCAGCAGTCATATAATGCAGCAGCCAGAATGATAGTAACTATGGGTGAAATATATGATACACTTATTAATAAGTTAGGAGTGGGCTAA